Proteins from a genomic interval of Gossypium hirsutum isolate 1008001.06 chromosome A09, Gossypium_hirsutum_v2.1, whole genome shotgun sequence:
- the LOC107889261 gene encoding COP9 signalosome complex subunit 2: MASDADMEDYGFEYSDEEPEEQDVDIENQYYNSKGLVETDPEGALAGFAEVVSMEPEKAEWGFKALKQTVKLYYRLGRYKEMMEAYREMLTYIKSAVTRNYSEKCINNIMDFVSGSASQNFGLLQEFYQTTLKALEEAKNERLWFKTNLKLCKIWFDMGEYGRMSKILKELHKSCQKEDGTDDQKKGSQLLEVYAIEIQMYTETKNNKKLKQLYQKALAVKSAIPHPRIMGIIRECGGKMHMAERQWAEAATDFFEAFKNYDEAGNQRRIQCLKYLVLANMLMESEVNPFDGQEAKPYKNDPEILAMTNLIAAYQRNEIIEFEKILKSNRRTIMDDPFIRNYIEDLLKNVRTQVLLKLIKPYTRIRIPFISKELNVPEKDVEQLLVSLILDNRIDGHIDQVNRLLERGNRSKGMKKYTAIDKWNTQLRSLYQTVNNRVY; this comes from the exons ATGGCTTCAG ATGCAGATATGGAGGATTATGGATTCGAGTACTCCGATGAGGAACCTGAGGAACAAGACGTTGATATCGAGAATCAATATTACAATTCCAAAg GTTTGGTAGAAACAGACCCTGAAGGAGCTCTAGCTGGTTTTGCTGAAGTGGTCAGCATGGAACCGGAAAAGGCTGAGTG GGGATTCAAAGCTCTTAAGCAGACTGTAAAGCTCTATTACCGATTAGGGAGGTATAAAGAAATGATGGAGGCTTACAGGGAGATGCTAACATACATCAAATCAGCAGTGACACGGAATTACAGTGAGAAATGTATAAATAATAttatggactttgtgtctgggtcTGCTAGTCAAAATTTTGGGCTCCTGCAAGAATTCTATCAGACCACTCTAAAGGCCCTTGAAGAGGCAAAGAATGAG AGACTTTGGTTTAAGACAAATCTTAAGCTATGCAAGATCTGGTTTGATATGGGTGAGTATGGGCGAATGAGCAAG ATTTTGAAGGAACTTCATAAATCTTGTCAAAAGGAAGATGGAACAGACGATCAAAAGAAGGGAAGTCAGCTTCTGGAAGTATATGCAATTGAAATTCAAATGTATACCGAGACAAAGAACAACAAAAAGCTCAAG CAATTATACCAGAAAGCACTTGCTGTCAAGTCTGCAATACCACATCCTAGAATCATGGGAATAATTCGTGAATGTGGTGGCAAGATGCATATGGCTGAGCGTCAATGGGCTGAGGCAGCCACAGATTTCTTTGAAGCTTTCAAGAACTATGATGAAGCTGGAAATCAGAGACGTATACAATGCCTAAA ATACCTTGTTCTAGCTAACATGCTGATGGAATCTGAAGTTAATCCTTTTGATGGTCAGGAGGCAAAGCC GTACAAAAATGACCCTGAGATTTTGGCGATGACAAACCTTATAGCAGCCTATCAACGAAATGAGATAATAGAGTTTGAAAAAATCCTTAAG agTAACCGAAGGACAATCATGGATGATCCGTTCATCCGAAATTATATTGAAGATCTTTTGAAGAATGTCAGAACTCAAGTACTACTTAAGCTTATAAAACCATATACGAGAATCCGGATCCCTTTCATATCAAAG GAACTCAATGTGCCAGAAAAAGATGTAGAACAGTTGTTGGTTTCCTTGATCTTGGATAATCGTATCGATGGGCATATTGATCAAGTGAACCGGCTGTTGGAGCGTGGTAACAG GTCGAAGGGTATGAAGAAGTACACTGCTATCGATAAATGGAACACACAACTGAGGTCCCTTTATCAAACCGTTAACAACAGGGTTTATTGA
- the LOC107889264 gene encoding vacuolar protein sorting-associated protein 26A: protein MNYLVGAFKPPCNIFISFTDGRSRKQVPLKKENGKTVMVALFQSQENIVGEVVIEPIHGKKVEHNGVKIELLGQIELYFDRGNFYDFTSLVRELDVPGELYERKTYPFEFSTVEMPYESYNGVNVRLRYILKVTISRNYVSNIVEYQDFVVRNYTPPPSINNSIKMEVGIEDCLHIEFEYSKSKYHLKDVIIGKIYFLLVRIKLKNMELEIRRRESTGSGPNTYVETETLAKFELMDGAPVRGESIPIRLFLSPYELTPTYRNINNKFSVKYYLNLVLVDEEDRRYFKQQEITMYRNLEAS from the exons ATG AATTATCTAGTTGGAGCTTTCAAGCCACCGTgtaatattttcatttcattcactGATGGAAGAAGCCGCAAGCAG GTTCCGCTAAAGAAGGAAAATGGGAAAACAGTTATGGTTGCTCTCTTCCAGAGCCAAGAAAATATTGTAGGAGAG GTTGTTATAGAACCAATACATGGGAAGAAGGTTGAACATAATGGTGTTAAAATTGAGCTCCTTGGTCAGATAG AATTGTATTTTGACAGAGGCAACTTCTATGATTTCACATCTCTTG TACGTGAACTTGATGTTCCTGGTGAATTATATGAAAGAAAAACATATCCATTTGAATTCTCTACAGTGGAGATGCCATATGAATCATATAACGGAGTGAATGTTAGACTTAG GTATATACTGAAAGTGACAATCAGTAGAAACTATGTCAGCAACATTGTGGAGTACCAAGATTTTGTG GTCCGCAATTATACTCCTCCTCCATCAATCAATAACAGTATTAAG ATGGAAGTTGGGATTGAGGATTGTCTACACATCGAATTTGAATACAGTAAAAGCAA GTATCATTTGAAGGATGTCATTATTGGCAAGATATATTTTCTTCTTGTTAGAATTAAGCTAAAAAACATGGAGCTTGAAATCAGGCGTCGAGAATCAACTGGATCAGGGCCAAATACATATGTTGAGACAGAAACCCTTGCTAAATTCGAGTTGATGGATGGTGCTCCTGTAAGAG GAGAATCGATCCCAATCAGATTATTCTTAAGTCCGTATGAACTGACACCAACATATCGCAACATCAATAACAAATTCAGCGTGAAATACTATTTGAATCTTGTGCTAGTGGACGAAGAGGATCGGCGGTACTTCAAACAGCAAGAAATCACTATGTACCGGAATCTTGAAGCATCATAA
- the LOC107889262 gene encoding CBL-interacting serine/threonine-protein kinase 3 isoform X1, protein MNQPKIKGRVGKYQVGRTIGEGTFAKVKFARNSETGEPVALKILDKDKVLKHKMAEQIKREIATMKLIKHPNVIRLHEVMASKTKIFIVLEFVTGGELFDKIVNHGRMMENEARRYFQQLINAVDYCHSRGVYHRDLKPENLLLDAYGNLKVSDFGLSALSQQVRDDGLFHTACGTPNYVAPEVLDDQGYDGAMADLWSCGVILFVLLARYLPFDDSNLINLYRKISVAEFTCPPWLSLSVMKLITRILDPNPMTRITIPEILQDEWFKKGYKPPVFEEKDDTNLDDVEAVFKDSEEHHVMEKRKEEEQQPTTMNAFELISMSKGLNLENLFDAEQGFKRETRFTSKCPANEIIHKIEAAAKPLGFDVHKKNYKMRLESSKTGRKGNLNVATEVTYTNIFVQIQAYIFADMQLVIIMSIRYFKWHLLYIWSSCGKQRGTHWNSISSTKTFQRVLKMLCGKLRRT, encoded by the exons ATGAATCAACCCAAAATTAAAGGAAGAGTGGGTAAATACCAAGTGGGAAGGACCATTGGAGAGGGAACCTTTGCTAAAGTGAAGTTCGCGAGAAATTCTGAGACTGGGGAACCGGTGGCACTTAAGATCCTTGATAAAGACAAGGTTCTCAAGCACAAAATGGCTGAACAG ATTAAGCGGGAAATAGCAACAATGAAGCTGATAAAGCACCCAAATGTCATCCGTTTACACGAG GTGATGGCAAGCAAGACAAAGATATTTATAGTTTTGGAGTTCGTCACCGGGGGAGAGCTCTTTGATAAAATT GTAAATCACGGTCGGATGATGGAAAACGAGGCACGAAGATACTTTCAGCAACTCATCAATGCTGTTGATTACTGCCATAGCAGGGGCGTCTACCATAGGGACCTCaag CCTGAAAATCTGCTGTTGGATGCATATGGTAATCTCAAAGTTTCGGATTTCGGATTAAGTGCACTGTCCCAGCAAGTCAGG GATGATGGTCTCTTTCACACTGCCTGTGGAACACCGAATTATGTCGCTCCCGAG GTCCTTGATGATCAAGGCTATGATGGGGCAATGGCGGATCTCTGGTCGTGTGGCGTCATTCTCTTTGTATTGCTCGCCAGATACTTGCCTTTTGATgattctaatcttatcaacctaTACAGAAAG ATTTCAGTAGCTGAATTCACTTGCCCCCCTTGGCTATCTTTGAGTGTAATGAAATTGATAACTCGAATCTTGGACCCGAACCCCATGACT CGCATTACCATTCCGGAAATTTTGCAGGATGAATGGTTTAAGAAAGGTTATAAACCCCCGGTGTTCGAGGAGAAAGACGATACGAACTTAGATGATGTCGAAGCTGTTTTCAAGGACTCTGAA GAGCACCATGTaatggaaaagagaaaagaagaagaacaacAACCGACAACTATGAATGCTTTCGAGTTAATTTCCATGTCGAAAGGGTTAAACCTCGAGAATCTGTTTGATGCAGAACAG GGATTCAAGCGAGAAACCAGATTTACGTCTAAATGTCCAGCTAATGAGATTATCCATAAGATCGAAGCCGCTGCAAAGCCTCTCGGCTTCGATGTCCACAAGAAAAACTACAAG ATGAGACTCGAGAGTTCCAAAACCGGGAGGAAAGGAAACCTTAACGTCGCGACGGAGGTAACTTACACCAACATTTTTGTTCAAATCCAGGCTTACATTTTTGCAGATATGCAACTTGTTATTATTATGTCAATCAGATATTTCAAATGGCACCTTCTTTACATATGGTCGAGTTGCGGAAAGCAAAGGGGGACACATTGGAATTCCATAAG TTCTACAAAAACCTTTCAACGTGTCTTGAAGATGTTGTGTGGAAAACTGAGGAGGACATGA
- the LOC107889262 gene encoding CBL-interacting protein kinase 32 isoform X2: MNQPKIKGRVGKYQVGRTIGEGTFAKVKFARNSETGEPVALKILDKDKVLKHKMAEQIKREIATMKLIKHPNVIRLHEVMASKTKIFIVLEFVTGGELFDKIVNHGRMMENEARRYFQQLINAVDYCHSRGVYHRDLKPENLLLDAYGNLKVSDFGLSALSQQVRDDGLFHTACGTPNYVAPEVLDDQGYDGAMADLWSCGVILFVLLARYLPFDDSNLINLYRKISVAEFTCPPWLSLSVMKLITRILDPNPMTRITIPEILQDEWFKKGYKPPVFEEKDDTNLDDVEAVFKDSEEHHVMEKRKEEEQQPTTMNAFELISMSKGLNLENLFDAEQGFKRETRFTSKCPANEIIHKIEAAAKPLGFDVHKKNYKMRLESSKTGRKGNLNVATEIFQMAPSLHMVELRKAKGDTLEFHKFYKNLSTCLEDVVWKTEEDMKEVK, encoded by the exons ATGAATCAACCCAAAATTAAAGGAAGAGTGGGTAAATACCAAGTGGGAAGGACCATTGGAGAGGGAACCTTTGCTAAAGTGAAGTTCGCGAGAAATTCTGAGACTGGGGAACCGGTGGCACTTAAGATCCTTGATAAAGACAAGGTTCTCAAGCACAAAATGGCTGAACAG ATTAAGCGGGAAATAGCAACAATGAAGCTGATAAAGCACCCAAATGTCATCCGTTTACACGAG GTGATGGCAAGCAAGACAAAGATATTTATAGTTTTGGAGTTCGTCACCGGGGGAGAGCTCTTTGATAAAATT GTAAATCACGGTCGGATGATGGAAAACGAGGCACGAAGATACTTTCAGCAACTCATCAATGCTGTTGATTACTGCCATAGCAGGGGCGTCTACCATAGGGACCTCaag CCTGAAAATCTGCTGTTGGATGCATATGGTAATCTCAAAGTTTCGGATTTCGGATTAAGTGCACTGTCCCAGCAAGTCAGG GATGATGGTCTCTTTCACACTGCCTGTGGAACACCGAATTATGTCGCTCCCGAG GTCCTTGATGATCAAGGCTATGATGGGGCAATGGCGGATCTCTGGTCGTGTGGCGTCATTCTCTTTGTATTGCTCGCCAGATACTTGCCTTTTGATgattctaatcttatcaacctaTACAGAAAG ATTTCAGTAGCTGAATTCACTTGCCCCCCTTGGCTATCTTTGAGTGTAATGAAATTGATAACTCGAATCTTGGACCCGAACCCCATGACT CGCATTACCATTCCGGAAATTTTGCAGGATGAATGGTTTAAGAAAGGTTATAAACCCCCGGTGTTCGAGGAGAAAGACGATACGAACTTAGATGATGTCGAAGCTGTTTTCAAGGACTCTGAA GAGCACCATGTaatggaaaagagaaaagaagaagaacaacAACCGACAACTATGAATGCTTTCGAGTTAATTTCCATGTCGAAAGGGTTAAACCTCGAGAATCTGTTTGATGCAGAACAG GGATTCAAGCGAGAAACCAGATTTACGTCTAAATGTCCAGCTAATGAGATTATCCATAAGATCGAAGCCGCTGCAAAGCCTCTCGGCTTCGATGTCCACAAGAAAAACTACAAG ATGAGACTCGAGAGTTCCAAAACCGGGAGGAAAGGAAACCTTAACGTCGCGACGGAG ATATTTCAAATGGCACCTTCTTTACATATGGTCGAGTTGCGGAAAGCAAAGGGGGACACATTGGAATTCCATAAG TTCTACAAAAACCTTTCAACGTGTCTTGAAGATGTTGTGTGGAAAACTGAGGAGGACATGAAAGAAGTGAAGTAA